In one Vicinamibacterales bacterium genomic region, the following are encoded:
- a CDS encoding cation acetate symporter codes for MTTSLAMFLLFVVITLGITYWASRRTGTTTEFYSAGRRITGFQNGWAVAGDYMSAASFLGIAGLIAFYGYDGFMYSVGWLVAYLTVLLLVAEPLRNTGRFTMADVLAFRLRRPIVRVVAATSTLTVSLFYMIAQMVGAGSLVSLLVPGIGFNTAIVGVGILMLVYVVFGGMLATTWVQIVKAVLLMTGTILLSLLVLARYDFSILAFFDAIASITGSFCSEGGIVNGACADGSAPIVRDFTQPGLYYHGRWGALSLMSLGVALIFGTAGLPHILVRFYTVPSAQAARTSVVWAMILIGSFYVMTTFLGFGAATLVGKGNIGLMSGGRIVANQNLAAPLLAREIGGDVFLSFVAAIAFATILAVVAGLTIAASSAFAHDIWFTVVKKGREDEREQVLVARVTAAVIGLLAIVLAIALRSLNVAFLVGLAFAVAASANVPAILLTLYWRRFNTTGMIAGMVTGLLSAVVLIVLSPSVMGVDAAGVAARHLIQRPPLFPLDNPAIVSVPLGFLAAVAGTWLGAADEGRAAYSELNVRANTGLGAV; via the coding sequence ATGACGACCTCGCTCGCGATGTTCCTCCTCTTCGTCGTGATCACGCTCGGCATCACCTACTGGGCGTCGCGGCGGACCGGCACGACGACGGAGTTCTACAGCGCCGGACGCCGGATCACCGGCTTTCAGAACGGCTGGGCGGTGGCGGGAGACTACATGTCCGCCGCGTCCTTCCTCGGCATCGCCGGGCTGATCGCCTTCTACGGCTACGACGGCTTCATGTATTCGGTGGGATGGCTGGTCGCCTACCTGACCGTGCTGCTGCTCGTCGCCGAGCCGCTGCGCAACACCGGCCGCTTCACCATGGCCGACGTGCTCGCCTTCCGGCTGCGCCGTCCGATCGTCCGTGTCGTGGCCGCGACCTCGACGCTCACCGTGAGTCTGTTCTACATGATCGCGCAGATGGTCGGCGCCGGCTCGCTGGTCAGCCTGCTGGTGCCCGGCATCGGCTTCAACACGGCCATCGTCGGCGTCGGCATCCTCATGCTGGTCTACGTCGTGTTCGGCGGCATGCTGGCGACGACGTGGGTGCAGATCGTGAAGGCGGTGCTGCTGATGACCGGCACCATTCTGCTCTCCCTGCTCGTGCTCGCGCGCTACGACTTCTCGATCCTGGCCTTCTTCGACGCGATCGCCTCGATCACCGGCAGCTTCTGCAGCGAGGGAGGCATCGTCAACGGCGCGTGCGCCGACGGCAGCGCGCCGATCGTGCGCGACTTCACGCAGCCGGGGCTGTATTACCACGGCCGGTGGGGGGCGCTGTCGCTGATGTCGCTGGGGGTCGCGCTGATCTTCGGCACCGCCGGGCTGCCGCACATTCTGGTGCGGTTCTACACGGTGCCGTCGGCGCAGGCGGCGCGGACGTCCGTCGTCTGGGCGATGATCCTGATCGGTTCGTTCTACGTCATGACGACCTTCCTCGGGTTCGGCGCGGCGACGCTGGTGGGGAAGGGGAACATCGGGCTGATGAGCGGCGGACGGATCGTCGCCAACCAGAACCTCGCCGCGCCGCTGCTGGCGCGCGAAATCGGCGGGGACGTGTTCCTGTCGTTCGTCGCGGCGATTGCCTTCGCGACGATCCTCGCCGTGGTGGCGGGGCTGACGATCGCGGCGAGCTCGGCGTTCGCCCACGACATCTGGTTCACCGTGGTCAAGAAGGGGCGCGAGGACGAGCGCGAACAGGTGCTGGTGGCGCGGGTGACGGCGGCGGTCATCGGCCTGCTGGCGATCGTGCTCGCGATCGCGCTGCGATCGTTGAACGTCGCGTTCCTCGTGGGCCTGGCCTTCGCCGTCGCGGCGAGCGCGAACGTGCCGGCGATTCTGCTGACGCTGTACTGGCGCCGCTTCAACACCACGGGCATGATCGCCGGGATGGTGACCGGCCTGCTGTCGGCGGTGGTCCTCATCGTGCTCAGCCCTTCCGTCATGGGGGTCGACGCGGCCGGCGTGGCGGCGCGGCATCTCATCCAGCGGCCGCCGTTGTTTCCGCTCGACAACCCGGCCATCGTGTCGGTGCCGCTCGGGTTCCTGGCCGCCGTCGCGGGCACGTGGCTGGGCGCCGCCGACGAGGGCCGGGCCGCGTACAGCGAGCTGAACGTCCGGGCGAACACCGGACTGGGCGCCGTCTAG
- a CDS encoding sensor histidine kinase, which translates to MRSLRLAILVGAGLWTLGLLAAWAVLLTLNHRVFMSVAVVHAYPHSLGVLAIGSMLVGFAMVRAGLKPLNEIRRRLADVQSGRARQVLGEYPSEVQPLVRDLNGLLAHQEQAVSRAVAKAGDLAHGLKTPLAVLSQEAERAAGRGQPELAAAIGEQVERMRRQIEYHLAHARAAASGATPGLHCPVRPSAEGLARTLRRLHADRGLAIALDVPAELAVRCPREDLDEMLGNLLDNACKWARGRIRLSAEPAGGDVALVVDDDGPGLAPAMRAAVLQRGVRADEAAPGSGFGLAIVGEIAAVYGGAIALETSPLGGLRARLTLPSA; encoded by the coding sequence ATGAGATCGCTTCGCCTGGCCATCCTCGTCGGCGCCGGTCTGTGGACGCTCGGGCTGCTGGCGGCGTGGGCGGTCCTCCTGACGCTGAATCACCGCGTCTTCATGTCCGTCGCCGTCGTCCACGCGTATCCGCATTCGCTCGGCGTGCTGGCGATCGGATCGATGCTGGTCGGGTTCGCGATGGTCCGCGCCGGCCTGAAGCCGCTGAACGAGATCCGGCGCCGGCTCGCGGACGTGCAGAGCGGCCGCGCGCGCCAGGTGCTCGGCGAATATCCGTCGGAGGTGCAGCCCCTGGTCCGGGATCTCAACGGCCTGCTCGCGCACCAGGAACAGGCCGTCAGCCGCGCCGTCGCGAAGGCCGGCGATCTGGCGCACGGACTGAAGACGCCGCTCGCGGTGCTGTCGCAGGAAGCGGAGCGCGCCGCGGGCCGCGGCCAGCCCGAGCTCGCCGCCGCGATCGGCGAGCAGGTCGAGCGCATGCGGCGACAGATCGAATATCACCTCGCGCACGCGCGCGCCGCGGCCTCCGGCGCGACGCCCGGGCTGCATTGCCCGGTCCGGCCGTCGGCCGAAGGCCTCGCCCGCACCTTGCGGCGGCTGCACGCGGACCGCGGCCTGGCGATCGCGCTCGACGTCCCCGCCGAACTGGCGGTCCGCTGCCCGCGCGAGGATCTCGACGAGATGCTGGGCAACCTGCTGGACAACGCGTGCAAGTGGGCGCGCGGCCGGATCCGGCTCTCGGCGGAACCGGCCGGCGGCGACGTCGCGCTGGTCGTGGACGACGACGGTCCGGGGCTGGCGCCGGCGATGCGCGCCGCGGTGCTGCAGCGCGGGGTCCGCGCCGACGAGGCGGCGCCGGGGTCGGGCTTCGGCCTGGCGATCGTCGGCGAGATCGCCGCCGTCTACGGCGGCGCCATCGCGCTGGAGACGTCACCCCTCGGCGGGCTTCGCGCCCGGCTCACCCTCCCCTCGGCCTAG
- a CDS encoding DinB family protein, translated as MIVETFEQYTARLLALSAGADPVEVLASTPATIARSIHGRSAAALQRSPGPGRWSAAQIVAHLADAEIVFAYRLRMILAAPGTAIQAYDQDAWSRVQRAESSDAQQSLALFAAIRESTVRLVRGLGAEELDRYGIHAERGRESVRHLLALYAGHDRNHLAQIERLLT; from the coding sequence ATGATCGTCGAGACCTTCGAGCAATACACGGCGCGGCTGCTGGCGCTCTCGGCCGGCGCCGATCCCGTCGAGGTGCTGGCGTCGACCCCGGCGACGATCGCGAGGTCGATCCATGGCCGGAGCGCCGCGGCGCTCCAGCGATCGCCCGGGCCGGGGCGATGGTCGGCCGCGCAGATCGTGGCGCATCTCGCCGACGCCGAGATCGTGTTCGCCTATCGCCTCCGCATGATCCTCGCGGCGCCCGGCACCGCGATCCAGGCCTACGACCAGGACGCGTGGTCGCGCGTGCAGCGCGCGGAATCGAGCGACGCGCAGCAGTCGCTGGCGCTGTTCGCGGCGATCCGCGAATCGACGGTGCGGCTGGTGCGCGGGCTCGGTGCCGAGGAGCTCGATCGCTACGGCATCCACGCGGAGCGCGGGCGCGAGAGCGTGCGGCATCTGCTCGCGCTCTATGCCGGCCACGATCGCAACCACCTGGCGCAGATCGAGCGGCTGCTCACCTAG
- a CDS encoding DUF485 domain-containing protein produces MADSHPDWSAIERMPEFRALVRAKRAFLLPASIFFVVYYFALPALVGYWPDVMSTPVAGRINLAYLFALSQFVMAWALMAAYVRRARRFDRMAEELLHRIGGSRR; encoded by the coding sequence ATGGCTGATTCGCATCCCGACTGGTCCGCCATCGAGCGGATGCCCGAGTTCCGCGCCCTGGTCCGCGCCAAGCGCGCGTTCCTGCTGCCCGCGAGCATCTTCTTCGTCGTCTATTACTTCGCGCTGCCGGCGCTGGTCGGCTACTGGCCAGACGTGATGAGCACCCCCGTGGCGGGCCGCATCAACCTGGCGTACCTGTTCGCCCTCTCGCAGTTCGTGATGGCCTGGGCGCTGATGGCCGCGTACGTGCGGCGCGCCCGCCGTTTCGATCGCATGGCCGAAGAGCTGCTGCACCGGATCGGCGGGTCGCGGCGATGA
- a CDS encoding DinB family protein, with the protein MNTPLEAVRQALAQTPRIIEGLIAAAPPEALTWRDAPGSWHVVEVLCHVADGEITDWMPRLERILSDGGRFMPFDREGGFTRYRGWTAEALVGEFGQLRRANLERLDSFRLSADHLRLTGIHPEFGHVTLEQLLACWATHDLAHIAQISRLLTRSFGRQVGPWRKYFSLLQEAHA; encoded by the coding sequence ATGAACACTCCGTTGGAAGCCGTGCGCCAGGCCCTGGCGCAGACCCCCCGCATCATCGAAGGACTGATCGCCGCGGCGCCGCCCGAGGCGCTGACGTGGCGCGACGCCCCCGGCTCGTGGCACGTCGTCGAAGTCCTGTGCCACGTCGCCGACGGCGAGATCACCGACTGGATGCCGCGCCTCGAGCGGATCCTGTCGGATGGCGGCCGCTTCATGCCGTTCGACCGCGAGGGGGGATTCACCCGCTATCGCGGCTGGACCGCCGAGGCGCTGGTCGGCGAGTTCGGCCAGCTCCGCCGCGCCAACCTGGAGCGGCTCGACTCGTTCCGCCTGTCGGCCGATCATCTGCGCCTGACCGGCATTCATCCCGAGTTCGGGCATGTGACGCTCGAGCAGCTCCTCGCCTGCTGGGCCACGCACGACCTGGCGCACATCGCGCAGATCTCGCGCCTGCTGACCCGTTCGTTCGGGCGTCAGGTGGGCCCGTGGCGGAAGTATTTCAGCCTGCTGCAGGAGGCACACGCATGA
- a CDS encoding ABC transporter permease, whose translation MQHLTIALRMLAKRPGLAAGRLFTVTIVVTAVSAVFTVANVTFLRPLPFPHADRLLRLYLQSPGRPEFKDANPLTPLQLERYRERVRSLERIEGIWSGERALTGEGEGEAEAVPAGRVTAGFFTLFGGEIEAGRVFTEQEAAADDKLAVLSHALWTRRYGADRRVIGRSVIIDGDAHVIVGVMRRGFEPAFVPSQLWTPLSTRNPMARTALTSVVTYGLLPAGGTAARARAEIDRVFADLVAENPALLKGWSAGARDMREAQFGAQGPAVVMLLVAVAALGLIAVANLANLTLADVLYRRADFAVKAALGASRLDLAAGEIAEALILAGAGGLGGLIAASWLVPAMLALDRANRVAAAQATIDWRVALCGFAVAAIVMLAAIAAPVLRIAGPGIAAAVAAGSRRASGGPGARRIRAILVTAQTALALVLLSSGAQVVAALHRASRLDPGFDPSHVIAGQLRLSANLFPEERDRTRFVERVLERLRAAPGVVEAGTTLNTFTVNFFFTTLIRIEDRPSPDGQPYTVQYRRISPGYLEAMRIPIVRGRAFDARDRIDAPLVAIVSRGFARRFWGDEDPLGKRIQRGNNSKVSVTVVGVAGDVRDVGLNLDAADILYTPYFQGSNAAAPVGLVVRTAGDPRGAVADIKRAIWQVDPNQPLAGVVTLNEFLADSLGAHRFRAMVIAACGAVGLLLATIGTYGVTARSVVERTREVGIRLALGGSSGNVWWTMAWAGARAVAAGAIAGIVTSIAAGAGLAALLPDVGGGIWKPAAACAAALLVVGGLAAAIAARAAVGVDPLVALRER comes from the coding sequence ATGCAACACCTGACGATAGCGCTCCGCATGCTCGCCAAGCGCCCCGGACTCGCCGCGGGGCGCCTCTTCACGGTGACGATCGTCGTGACGGCTGTCAGCGCCGTCTTCACCGTCGCCAACGTCACGTTCCTGAGGCCGCTGCCGTTTCCGCACGCCGATCGTTTGCTGCGGCTCTACCTGCAGTCGCCGGGACGGCCGGAGTTCAAGGACGCGAACCCGCTGACGCCGCTGCAGCTCGAACGGTACCGCGAGCGGGTCCGCTCCCTGGAGCGGATCGAAGGGATCTGGTCGGGTGAGCGCGCGCTCACCGGCGAGGGCGAGGGCGAGGCCGAGGCCGTGCCGGCCGGACGCGTGACCGCGGGATTCTTCACGCTGTTCGGCGGCGAGATCGAGGCGGGCCGCGTGTTCACCGAGCAGGAAGCGGCGGCCGACGACAAGCTCGCCGTGCTCAGTCACGCGCTCTGGACGCGCCGCTACGGCGCCGACCGCCGCGTCATCGGCCGCAGCGTGATCATCGACGGGGACGCGCACGTCATCGTCGGGGTCATGCGCCGCGGCTTCGAGCCGGCATTCGTGCCGTCCCAGCTCTGGACGCCGCTGTCGACGCGCAATCCGATGGCGCGGACGGCGCTGACCTCGGTCGTGACCTACGGCCTGCTGCCCGCCGGCGGCACCGCCGCACGGGCCAGGGCGGAGATCGATCGTGTGTTCGCGGATCTCGTCGCCGAGAATCCGGCGCTGCTGAAAGGGTGGAGCGCGGGCGCCAGGGACATGCGCGAGGCGCAGTTCGGCGCCCAGGGCCCAGCGGTCGTGATGCTGCTCGTCGCCGTCGCCGCGCTCGGGCTCATTGCCGTCGCGAACCTGGCCAATCTGACGCTCGCGGACGTCTTGTACCGCCGGGCGGATTTCGCGGTGAAGGCGGCGCTGGGCGCGTCACGTCTCGACCTGGCCGCAGGCGAGATTGCCGAAGCGCTGATCCTGGCCGGCGCCGGCGGACTCGGCGGGCTGATCGCCGCGTCGTGGCTGGTGCCGGCGATGCTGGCGCTCGATCGCGCCAATCGCGTCGCCGCGGCGCAGGCAACGATCGACTGGCGGGTGGCGCTGTGCGGCTTCGCCGTGGCGGCAATCGTGATGCTGGCGGCGATCGCGGCGCCGGTCCTGCGCATCGCCGGACCGGGGATCGCGGCCGCCGTCGCCGCCGGTTCCCGCCGCGCCAGTGGCGGACCCGGCGCGCGCCGCATCCGCGCGATCCTGGTGACGGCGCAGACCGCGCTCGCGCTCGTGCTGCTGTCGAGCGGCGCGCAGGTCGTCGCGGCGCTGCATCGCGCCTCGCGGCTCGATCCCGGCTTCGATCCCTCCCACGTGATTGCCGGACAGCTGCGACTGTCGGCCAATCTGTTCCCGGAGGAGCGCGACCGCACCCGGTTCGTCGAACGCGTGCTCGAGCGGCTCCGCGCCGCGCCAGGCGTCGTCGAGGCGGGCACGACGCTGAACACCTTCACGGTGAACTTCTTCTTCACGACGCTGATCCGGATCGAGGATCGTCCATCGCCGGACGGCCAGCCGTACACGGTGCAGTACCGGCGGATCAGCCCCGGCTATCTCGAAGCGATGCGGATACCCATCGTGCGCGGCCGCGCCTTCGACGCGCGGGATCGCATCGACGCGCCGCTGGTCGCGATCGTCAGCCGCGGCTTCGCCCGGCGCTTCTGGGGCGACGAAGACCCGCTCGGCAAGCGCATCCAGCGCGGGAACAACAGCAAGGTCTCCGTCACCGTCGTCGGCGTCGCCGGAGACGTCCGCGACGTCGGCCTCAATCTCGACGCCGCTGACATCCTGTATACGCCGTACTTCCAAGGCAGCAACGCCGCCGCGCCGGTTGGCCTGGTCGTTCGCACCGCCGGCGACCCTCGCGGCGCCGTCGCGGACATCAAGCGGGCCATCTGGCAGGTGGATCCGAATCAGCCGCTGGCGGGCGTGGTCACGCTGAACGAGTTCCTGGCCGACTCGCTCGGCGCGCATCGCTTCCGCGCCATGGTGATCGCGGCGTGCGGCGCCGTGGGTCTGCTGCTTGCGACCATCGGCACCTACGGAGTGACCGCTCGATCCGTCGTCGAACGCACCCGGGAAGTCGGTATTCGGCTGGCGCTGGGTGGAAGCTCCGGGAACGTGTGGTGGACGATGGCCTGGGCGGGCGCGAGAGCGGTGGCCGCCGGGGCGATCGCCGGGATCGTCACCTCGATTGCCGCCGGCGCCGGACTCGCGGCCCTGCTGCCGGACGTGGGCGGCGGGATCTGGAAACCCGCGGCCGCGTGCGCGGCGGCGCTGCTCGTCGTGGGCGGCCTCGCCGCCGCCATCGCCGCGCGCGCCGCCGTCGGCGTCGATCCGCTGGTCGCGCTCAGGGAGCGCTGA
- a CDS encoding response regulator transcription factor, translating into MRVLVVEDEARLAKQLANAIADAGYAVDGASDGARADFLAQTERYDAVVLDLGLPKVDGLTLLRRWRDAGLAMPVLVLTARGSWHEKVHGIDGGADDYVAKPFRMEEVLARLRALIRRSSGQVAAELRCGPVALDPRGAKVSVHGLPVRLTSHEFRVLSYLMHHRGRVVSQAELSDHIYAEAADRDSNTVEVFIARLRRKIGSAAIETVRGLGYRMDCDRAP; encoded by the coding sequence GTGCGCGTTCTGGTGGTCGAAGACGAAGCCCGGCTGGCAAAGCAGCTGGCAAACGCGATCGCGGATGCCGGCTACGCCGTCGACGGGGCGTCGGACGGCGCGCGCGCCGACTTTCTCGCGCAGACCGAGCGCTACGACGCCGTGGTGCTCGATCTCGGCCTGCCGAAGGTCGACGGGCTCACGCTGCTTCGCCGCTGGCGCGATGCCGGCCTGGCAATGCCGGTGCTCGTCCTGACCGCCCGCGGCAGCTGGCACGAGAAGGTGCACGGCATCGACGGCGGCGCCGACGACTACGTCGCCAAGCCGTTCCGCATGGAGGAAGTGCTGGCGCGGCTGCGCGCGCTGATCCGCCGGTCGAGCGGACAGGTGGCGGCGGAGCTGCGCTGCGGCCCGGTCGCGCTCGACCCGCGCGGTGCGAAGGTCTCCGTGCACGGCCTCCCCGTCCGCCTCACCAGCCACGAGTTCCGCGTCCTCTCCTATCTCATGCACCATCGCGGCAGGGTGGTCTCGCAGGCGGAGCTGAGCGATCACATCTACGCCGAAGCGGCCGACCGCGATTCGAACACCGTCGAGGTCTTCATCGCCCGGCTGCGGCGGAAGATCGGATCGGCCGCGATCGAGACCGTCCGCGGTCTCGGCTACCGGATGGACTGCGATCGCGCGCCATGA
- a CDS encoding ADOP family duplicated permease: protein MAALVRDLRHAARAIARMPGLAAVVIGSLAVGIAANTIVFSWVQAVVFTPIPGVAIASRLHLVEPRTEAGLYPGASWLEYRDLRERLRVFDELIAFRMIPLYVGERGQVERSTGLLVSDNYFAGLGLTPALGRFLRRDEVERPGAAPVVVISYDYWQTRFAGAGDVPGRRVRVNGVDLTIVGVAPRGFKGTVMRLMFDFWLPATLAPAVLGGARDLEDRGIRAYTVTGPLAAGANAARAQSEVDAAMAHLARTYPAASRNVQGEVLPYWRAPRGPQRMLGTSLGIMQAIMLLLLLAVCGNTANLVLARASARQREMGMRLALGAGRWRIASLLLTESVLLALAGAAVGAVIAAWGTGLLNAMPPLRVRGIPVSFETSVDWGTLAFAIGLGVACGLIFGMAPAVQLARLDVQQALRAAAATPRRSYLRHTLMAAEVALAVMVLVAAGIFLRNFMNTRHEDPGFTRAGILLAGYDLSVRPSTDTTSRTFAATLLDRLNATAGIEKAAIASAVPLDIHGLPMRLFTLEGRPPNAEDPDEALTNTVTPGYFAVMGLPILSGSDFVSLRDDAAPRQAIVNEAFVRRYAPGRDPVGLRLDTRGRQYTIAGVVKNSLYNSFGEPPTPIIYLSYRDRPSAAGEIHLRTRPGTETAIAMTLRSVVRDLDPELPVFDVRTLSDHIEANLIFRRIPARMFGVLAPLLLLLAAIGIYAVVAYSVALRTMEIGVRLALGATPARVVAQFVAEHLVVVTAGALVGWVAAFAVVIAVFGAAPDAVVFAAVPAALLAVAAAAAWWPARRVSRVSPLVALRI from the coding sequence ATGGCGGCGCTGGTCCGGGATCTGCGCCACGCGGCGCGCGCCATCGCCCGCATGCCGGGCCTTGCCGCGGTCGTGATCGGATCGCTCGCCGTCGGCATTGCCGCCAACACGATCGTGTTCTCGTGGGTTCAGGCGGTCGTCTTCACGCCGATCCCAGGCGTGGCGATCGCGTCGCGGCTGCACCTGGTCGAGCCCCGTACCGAGGCCGGGCTGTACCCCGGCGCGTCCTGGCTGGAGTATCGCGATCTGCGCGAGCGGCTCCGTGTCTTCGACGAACTGATCGCCTTCCGCATGATTCCGCTCTACGTCGGCGAGCGCGGCCAGGTGGAGCGATCGACCGGGCTGCTCGTGTCCGACAACTACTTCGCCGGCCTCGGCCTGACGCCGGCGCTGGGCCGCTTCCTCCGCCGCGACGAAGTCGAGCGGCCGGGCGCCGCCCCGGTCGTGGTCATCTCGTACGACTACTGGCAGACGCGATTCGCCGGCGCCGGCGACGTGCCCGGCCGGCGGGTTCGTGTCAACGGCGTCGACCTCACGATCGTCGGCGTGGCGCCGCGCGGCTTCAAGGGCACGGTGATGCGGCTGATGTTCGACTTCTGGCTGCCGGCGACGCTGGCCCCGGCGGTACTCGGCGGCGCGCGCGATCTCGAGGATCGCGGCATCCGCGCCTACACCGTGACCGGGCCGCTGGCCGCGGGCGCCAACGCGGCGCGCGCGCAGAGCGAGGTCGACGCGGCGATGGCGCACCTCGCGCGGACCTATCCCGCCGCCAGCCGGAACGTCCAGGGTGAGGTGCTGCCGTACTGGCGGGCGCCGCGCGGGCCGCAGCGGATGCTCGGCACGTCGCTCGGGATCATGCAGGCGATCATGCTGCTCCTGCTGCTCGCCGTGTGCGGCAACACCGCCAACCTGGTGCTGGCGCGCGCCAGCGCGCGGCAGCGTGAGATGGGGATGCGGCTCGCCCTCGGCGCGGGGCGCTGGCGGATCGCCAGTCTGCTGCTGACCGAAAGCGTCCTGCTCGCGCTCGCCGGCGCCGCGGTCGGCGCGGTGATCGCCGCGTGGGGAACCGGACTCCTGAACGCCATGCCGCCGCTGCGCGTCCGCGGCATTCCGGTGTCGTTCGAGACCTCCGTCGACTGGGGCACGCTGGCGTTCGCGATCGGGCTGGGGGTCGCGTGCGGTCTGATCTTCGGGATGGCGCCGGCCGTCCAGCTGGCGCGTCTCGACGTGCAGCAGGCGCTTCGCGCCGCCGCCGCGACGCCGCGCCGCAGCTATCTGCGCCACACGCTGATGGCCGCGGAGGTGGCGCTTGCCGTCATGGTGCTCGTCGCCGCCGGCATTTTCCTGCGCAACTTCATGAACACCCGGCACGAGGATCCCGGCTTCACCCGCGCCGGCATCCTCCTCGCCGGATACGACCTGTCCGTCCGCCCGTCGACCGACACCACATCGCGCACGTTCGCCGCGACCCTCCTGGATCGCCTCAATGCGACCGCCGGGATCGAGAAAGCGGCAATCGCATCGGCGGTGCCGCTCGACATCCACGGACTGCCGATGCGTCTGTTCACTCTGGAGGGGCGTCCGCCCAACGCTGAAGACCCCGACGAAGCGCTGACCAACACCGTGACGCCCGGCTACTTCGCGGTGATGGGGCTCCCGATTCTCTCCGGGTCGGACTTCGTGAGCCTCCGCGACGACGCGGCGCCGCGCCAGGCGATCGTGAACGAGGCGTTCGTGCGGCGCTATGCGCCCGGCCGCGACCCGGTGGGGCTCCGACTCGACACCCGCGGGCGCCAGTACACGATCGCCGGCGTGGTGAAGAACTCGCTCTACAACTCGTTCGGCGAGCCGCCGACACCCATCATCTACCTGTCGTACCGCGATCGTCCGTCCGCGGCGGGGGAGATCCACCTCCGCACGCGTCCGGGGACGGAGACGGCGATCGCCATGACGCTGCGGTCGGTCGTCCGCGATCTGGATCCGGAACTGCCGGTCTTCGACGTGCGCACGCTCTCGGATCACATCGAAGCGAACCTGATCTTCCGCCGCATTCCGGCGCGCATGTTCGGCGTGCTCGCGCCGCTGCTCCTGCTGCTCGCGGCGATCGGCATCTACGCGGTGGTCGCCTACTCCGTCGCCCTGCGGACGATGGAGATCGGCGTCAGGCTGGCGCTGGGCGCGACCCCGGCGCGGGTCGTGGCGCAGTTCGTCGCCGAACACCTGGTCGTGGTGACTGCCGGCGCCCTCGTCGGTTGGGTCGCGGCGTTCGCGGTCGTCATCGCGGTCTTCGGCGCCGCGCCGGACGCGGTGGTGTTCGCAGCCGTTCCCGCCGCGCTGCTCGCCGTCGCCGCCGCCGCGGCGTGGTGGCCGGCGCGACGGGTGAGCCGCGTGAGTCCGCTGGTGGCGCTGCGGATTTAG
- a CDS encoding LysR family transcriptional regulator: MHLEIRHLRLVAGIADAGSMTKAAGQLHLTQSALSHQLRDIEGRLGAPLFTRLGRRMVLTEPGRRVLEAARRVLGEVQRAEDDVRRLAGHGEGTIRVCTECYTGYHWLGPILSAFQAKHPRVTINVAAEETGGPVEALLEGRIDLAILIDPARDRRLRLRPLFNDEMVAIVARTHPLARRPWVAPEALAAEHLLLYSSARDDSFAFRRILQPRGLVPARVSFIMLTEAMIELARAGAGVGILPRWSAQRAIASGGVAGLSITRRGMRRQWAAATLAAHADPPYLSDFIDLVAGRALPARTRGRASA, encoded by the coding sequence ATGCACCTGGAGATCCGGCACCTGCGCCTGGTCGCCGGCATCGCCGACGCCGGCAGCATGACCAAAGCGGCGGGGCAGCTGCATCTCACGCAGTCGGCGCTCAGCCACCAGTTGCGCGACATCGAAGGGCGCCTCGGCGCGCCGCTGTTCACCCGGCTGGGCCGGCGCATGGTGTTGACCGAGCCGGGGCGCCGCGTGCTCGAGGCGGCGCGGCGCGTCCTCGGCGAGGTGCAGCGCGCCGAAGACGACGTGCGGCGGCTCGCCGGGCACGGTGAAGGGACCATCCGCGTCTGCACCGAGTGCTACACCGGCTATCACTGGCTCGGGCCGATTCTCTCCGCCTTCCAGGCCAAGCACCCGCGCGTCACCATCAACGTCGCCGCCGAGGAGACCGGCGGGCCGGTCGAGGCGCTGCTCGAGGGGCGGATCGATCTCGCGATCCTGATCGATCCGGCGAGGGATCGGCGCCTTCGCCTGCGGCCGCTGTTCAACGACGAGATGGTGGCGATCGTCGCCAGGACGCATCCGCTGGCGCGGCGGCCGTGGGTGGCGCCGGAGGCGCTGGCCGCCGAGCACCTGCTGCTCTACTCGTCGGCGCGCGACGACAGCTTTGCCTTCCGCCGCATCCTCCAGCCCCGCGGGCTGGTGCCCGCGCGCGTGTCGTTCATCATGCTCACCGAGGCGATGATCGAGCTGGCGCGGGCCGGCGCCGGCGTCGGCATCCTGCCGCGCTGGTCGGCGCAGCGCGCCATCGCCAGCGGGGGGGTCGCCGGGCTGTCGATTACGCGGCGCGGGATGCGGCGGCAGTGGGCCGCGGCCACCCTCGCGGCGCACGCCGATCCGCCGTACCTCTCGGACTTCATCGATCTCGTCGCCGGGCGCGCGCTGCCGGCGCGGACGCGCGGCCGCGCCTCGGCATGA